In Bacteroidales bacterium, a genomic segment contains:
- a CDS encoding ABC transporter permease, translating into MPVCGNVNPEQIFNIIEARQIDEYGNYTDLRKVSPDTWEEMYKEAGPREAAPPPDSPPPSSLHVPGWSGQLFNYMKRDARSKINNRQQLLLTLLVSPLLAFILAYIVRYVVDPTSGDYIFRENENIPIYIFMALIVALFLGLIVSAEEIFMDRKILKREKFLHLSRSAYLLAKIKILVLISAIQSITFVLVANGVLEIRGMTFAYWLALFSTAVCANLIGLVISSAFSSAIAIYIVIPLVMIPMMILSGALFSFDKLNRKITSIDKVPLVAELMPTKWSYEALMVQQFKDNTFEKNFYDYEKHISYYNFKSAYLTRFSAVKREKERYLGKLMEDRRDLYFRWLNLYHNESVADQVKKIYEKNQIIEYEGELYQQIDPVYLDPLPEGPLGIRSHFFAPRKYFLGSYYDTYNFNISFIWFMTLLLYLALYYDLLGKLIRSPLFKGKTNS; encoded by the coding sequence ATGCCCGTATGCGGCAATGTGAATCCCGAACAAATCTTCAATATTATCGAAGCCCGGCAGATTGATGAATATGGCAACTATACGGACCTTCGGAAGGTCTCGCCGGACACCTGGGAAGAGATGTACAAGGAGGCCGGGCCCCGGGAAGCGGCTCCCCCGCCAGACTCCCCGCCCCCGTCGAGCCTCCATGTCCCGGGATGGTCCGGGCAGCTGTTCAATTACATGAAACGGGATGCCCGCTCTAAGATCAACAACCGCCAGCAATTGTTACTGACCCTGCTGGTAAGTCCCCTGCTGGCCTTTATCCTGGCTTATATTGTCCGCTATGTGGTCGATCCGACCAGCGGCGACTACATTTTCAGGGAGAACGAAAACATCCCCATCTACATCTTCATGGCACTGATCGTGGCCCTTTTCCTGGGGCTGATCGTAAGTGCAGAAGAAATCTTCATGGACCGGAAGATCCTGAAAAGGGAGAAGTTCCTTCACCTGAGCCGCTCCGCCTACCTGCTGGCCAAAATCAAGATCCTGGTGCTCATCTCTGCCATCCAGTCGATCACTTTCGTCCTGGTTGCCAACGGCGTCCTGGAGATCAGGGGAATGACCTTTGCCTACTGGCTGGCTCTCTTTTCCACGGCGGTCTGTGCCAACCTGATCGGACTGGTCATCTCTTCGGCCTTCTCTTCGGCGATCGCCATTTATATCGTCATTCCGCTGGTGATGATCCCCATGATGATCCTGAGCGGAGCCCTGTTCTCATTTGACAAGCTGAACCGGAAGATCACCTCCATCGACAAGGTTCCCCTGGTGGCAGAGCTTATGCCCACCAAATGGTCGTACGAGGCCCTGATGGTGCAACAGTTCAAGGACAATACCTTCGAGAAAAATTTTTACGACTACGAGAAGCATATCTCCTACTACAACTTCAAGTCGGCCTACCTCACCCGTTTTTCTGCAGTCAAACGGGAAAAGGAGCGCTACCTGGGCAAGCTCATGGAGGACCGCCGTGATCTCTATTTCCGGTGGCTGAACCTCTATCACAATGAAAGTGTGGCCGACCAGGTGAAAAAGATCTATGAAAAGAACCAGATTATCGAATACGAGGGAGAGCTGTACCAGCAGATCGATCCGGTTTATCTGGACCCCCTCCCCGAAGGGCCCCTGGGGATCCGGTCCCACTTTTTCGCTCCCCGCAAGTATTTTCTGGGCAGCTATTACGATACCTATAATTTTAACATTTCCTTTATCTGGTTCATGACCCTCCTCCTTTACCTGGCCCTTTACTACGACCTCCTGGGGAAACTGATCAGAAGCCCCCTGTTCAAAGGAAAAACAAATTCGTAA